A portion of the Daphnia magna isolate NIES linkage group LG4, ASM2063170v1.1, whole genome shotgun sequence genome contains these proteins:
- the LOC116920942 gene encoding vascular endothelial growth factor receptor 1 isoform X2, whose amino-acid sequence MCSSIACVVQCGLRMLLFYLIFQATPKSDAQLFMIPGGEERTIDVGSHLIITCTYKYPDEHDRLNYRRNISWTFPYYLVRNEEGVVEPTQVRFSATADKNETHLTSTMTLTNVTAYDTGYFSCKAIYRDEIKQYVYVYDRNNAVIKDDPQFRTKQESGEPLLIGCRPTHPNVTVVLLRLTRHIHPKEENNYQWDYSKNLLSGPNPSWTLDSHKGLRKKRATVGDTGYYYCFGAMGEPVSRLDKRIIFVIGVRGVELERLDGTDDPLEGSNVTLVCHTYANLEFSSPPEWIVRNKNTGGMQYIDELSPPKGVEITTENITRPQFTWIYYESRLQLFNISLDTPTTLQCKGKTSKGIVFRTASFAIKVQLEKERPKNLTCSIPSHADRVQWLKDDQEYSGQVYSLGSMSVLPLRGTAGEGGAYACQWKNKRGEVKYRNFTVSPIFYEQTFAKSDEETDSRTRIVLGFSIALVLLIAVGIAGSIKLYADQKLQVYPGALKRFLEGNLSGIDPLLPMEDQIEMLPYDQRWEFPRYRLKLGIQLGVGCFGRVVKAKAVGMNKNSNGTARTVAVKMVKSQINSAALEALVRELKILIHLGSHLNVVNLLGACTKEMHKGELLVIVEYCRFGNLQTYLSSHRGSFVNLVDEFGNMRSQSETEGKENALNLQEMCDRDPTASTFCLDLLPTDPTGSGETGLESICQYQRDAALPCITTRDLISWSFQIASGMDYLASKKVLHGDLAARNVLLADAGVVKVADFGMAKRLYYDGKYEKTSQGLLPVKWMAIESLTDRVFSSQSDVWSFGVVLWELFSLGKVPYPGMEIGHLLVKEIQNGYRMERPIYAPNFFGETMTRCWKADPNERPTFRHLKDAICSQMESCISSEYLFMDVPCQQQLDEGKEYANSTDMLTPAKLLNDPSSCQPPAQSER is encoded by the exons ATGTGCAGTTCAATTGCTTGTGTCGTCCAGTGCGGATTACGGATGCTTTTATTCTACTTGATCTTTCAAGCGACTCCCAAAAGTGACGCTCAGCTGTTTATGATTCCGGGAGGCGAGGAACGCACGATCGATGTCGGCTCGCATCTCATCATAACCTGCACTTACAAGTATCCAGACGAACACGACCGACTAAATTACAGGAGAAACATTTCATGGACGTTTCCGTACTATCTCGTCAGGAACGAGGAA GGTGTTGTTGAGCCTACGCAGGTTAGGTTTAGCGCGACAGCGGACAAGAACGAAACGCACTTGACATCAACCATGACTCTAACAAACGTGACAGCCTACGACACGGGCTATTTCAGTTGTAAGGCCATTTATAGAGACGAAATTAAGCAATACGTCTACGTTTACG ATCGTAATAATGCCGTTATCAAAGATGACCCGCAATTCCGGACCAAACAAGAATCGGGCGAACCGCTTCTTATTGGATGCCGGCCCACTCATCCTAACGTTACAGTCGTTCTTCTTCGTCTAACTCGGCATATCCATccaaaagaagagaacaaTTACCAATGGGATTATTCAAAA AATCTTTTATCTGGACCTAATCCGAGCTGGACGCTGGACTCTCACAAGGGACTGAGGAAAAAGCGGGCGACCGTTGGTGACACGGGCTATTACTATTGTTTTGGCGCAATGGGCGAACCTGTTAGCCGTTTGGATAAGAGGATCATCTTCGTGATTGGTGTCCGAG GAGTGGAGTTGGAAAGACTTGATGGAACTGACGATCCGCTGGAAGGAAGCAATGTCACGTTGGTTTGTCACACTTATGCCAATCTCGAATTCTCCTCGCCACCAGAGTGGATTGTCCGGAACAAGAATACGGGAGGCATGCAATATATCGATGAGTTGAGCCCTCCCAAAG GTGTTGAAATAACAACGGAAAACATTACGAGACCTCAATTCACTTGGATCTATTACGAAAGCCGGCTGCAGTTATTTAACATTAGCCTGGACACCCCCACGACTCTTCAATGCAAAGGCAAAACGAGTAAAGGCATAGTATTTCGAACAGCTTCGTTTGCAATCAAAG TTCAATTGGAGAAGGAAAGACCAAAGAATTTAACTTGCAGCATACCGTCACACGCGGATCGCGTTCAATGGCTCAAG GATGACCAAGAGTATTCCGGTCAAGTTTACTCATTGGGTAGTATGTCAGTGTTGCCTCTTCGAGGGACGGCTGGCGAAGGAGGTGCCTACGCTTGTCAATGGAAAAACAAGCGAGGAGAGGTTAAATATCGCAATTTCACCGTCTCACCCATTTTCTACGAGCAGACATTTGCCAAGAGCGATGAAGAAACTGATAGTCGAACAAGGATCGTCCTAGGTTTTTCTATAGCTCTTGTTCTATTAATTGCCGTTGGAATTGCCGGCAGCATTAAACTCTACGCCGATCAG AAACTTCAAGTGTATCCTGGAGCATTAAAAAGATTCCTTGAAGGCAATCTTAGTGGAATCGACCCGCTTTTGCCAATGGAAGATCAAATCGAAATGTTACCTTACGACCAACGATGGGAATTTCCCCGATACCGTCTCAAATTAG GAATTCAGCTGGGAGTTGGATGTTTCGGCCGTGTGGTTAAAGCTAAAGCCGTTGGAATGAATAAGAATTCGAACGGAACTGCCAGAACTGTGGCCGTTAAGATGGTCAAGTCGCAAATCAACTCCGCCGCGCTGGAAGCCCTCGTCAGGGAATTGAAAATACTCATCCATTTGGGGTCGCATTTGAACGTAGTCAACTTGTTGGGTGCGTGCACTAAAGAGATGCACAAAG GAGAGCTGTTGGTGATTGTGGAGTACTGTCGGTTTGGTAACTTGCAAACCTATTTGTCCAGCCACCGTGGCAGTTTTGTCAATTTAGTAGACGAATTTGGCAACATGAGATCTCAAAGCGAGACggagggaaaagaaaacgcaTTAAATTTGCAAGAAATGTGTGACAGAGATCCAACAGCCTCGACGTTTTGTTTGG ATTTACTTCCAACGGATCCGACTGGCAGTGGTGAAACTGGGCTGGAATCCATCTGCCAATATCAACGAGATGCGGCTCTTCCTTGCATAACCACACGCGATTTGATCTCGTGGTCGTTTCAGATAGCAAGCGGAATGGATTACTTGGCTAGCAAAAAG GTCCTACATGGCGATTTGGCTGCCCGCAATGTTCTACTGGCCGACGCTGGGGTGGTCAAAGTGGCTGATTTTGGAATGGCCAAGAGGTTGTACTACGACGGTAAATACGAGAAAACGAGCCAG GGATTGCTGCCCGTTAAATGGATGGCCATTGAATCGCTGACGGATCGTGTCTTTTCGAGCCAGTCGGATGTCTGGTCGTTTGGTGTTGTTCTCTGGGAACTGTTCTCCCTCGGCAAAGTTCCGTATCCAG GAATGGAAATTGGCCACCTGCTGGtcaaagaaattcaaaatggaTATCGAATGGAGAGGCCGATTTATGCACCGAATTTCTTCGGTGAAACGATGACCAGGTGCTGGAAAGCCGACCCGAACGAACGACCCACTTTCCGCCACCTGAAAGACGCGATTTGCAGTCAGATGGAGTCATGCATCAGCTCCGAGTACCTGTTTATGGATGTTCCATGTCAACAGCAACTCGACGAGGGAAAAGAATATGCTAATTCTACAGACATGTTGACACCAGCAAAGTTGTTGAACGACCCATCGAGTTGTCAACCCCCAGCACAAAGTGAACGGTGA
- the LOC116920942 gene encoding vascular endothelial growth factor receptor 1 isoform X1, giving the protein MCSSIACVVQCGLRMLLFYLIFQATPKSDAQLFMIPGGEERTIDVGSHLIITCTYKYPDEHDRLNYRRNISWTFPYYLVRNEEGVVEPTQVRFSATADKNETHLTSTMTLTNVTAYDTGYFSCKAIYRDEIKQYVYVYDRNNAVIKDDPQFRTKQESGEPLLIGCRPTHPNVTVVLLRLTRHIHPKEENNYQWDYSKNLLSGPNPSWTLDSHKGLRKKRATVGDTGYYYCFGAMGEPVSRLDKRIIFVIGVRGVELERLDGTDDPLEGSNVTLVCHTYANLEFSSPPEWIVRNKNTGGMQYIDELSPPKGVEITTENITRPQFTWIYYESRLQLFNISLDTPTTLQCKGKTSKGIVFRTASFAIKVQLEKERPKNLTCSIPSHADRVQWLKDDQEYSGQVYSLGSMSVLPLRGTAGEGGAYACQWKNKRGEVKYRNFTVSPIFYEQTFAKSDEETDSRTRIVLGFSIALVLLIAVGIAGSIKLYADQKKLQVYPGALKRFLEGNLSGIDPLLPMEDQIEMLPYDQRWEFPRYRLKLGIQLGVGCFGRVVKAKAVGMNKNSNGTARTVAVKMVKSQINSAALEALVRELKILIHLGSHLNVVNLLGACTKEMHKGELLVIVEYCRFGNLQTYLSSHRGSFVNLVDEFGNMRSQSETEGKENALNLQEMCDRDPTASTFCLDLLPTDPTGSGETGLESICQYQRDAALPCITTRDLISWSFQIASGMDYLASKKVLHGDLAARNVLLADAGVVKVADFGMAKRLYYDGKYEKTSQGLLPVKWMAIESLTDRVFSSQSDVWSFGVVLWELFSLGKVPYPGMEIGHLLVKEIQNGYRMERPIYAPNFFGETMTRCWKADPNERPTFRHLKDAICSQMESCISSEYLFMDVPCQQQLDEGKEYANSTDMLTPAKLLNDPSSCQPPAQSER; this is encoded by the exons ATGTGCAGTTCAATTGCTTGTGTCGTCCAGTGCGGATTACGGATGCTTTTATTCTACTTGATCTTTCAAGCGACTCCCAAAAGTGACGCTCAGCTGTTTATGATTCCGGGAGGCGAGGAACGCACGATCGATGTCGGCTCGCATCTCATCATAACCTGCACTTACAAGTATCCAGACGAACACGACCGACTAAATTACAGGAGAAACATTTCATGGACGTTTCCGTACTATCTCGTCAGGAACGAGGAA GGTGTTGTTGAGCCTACGCAGGTTAGGTTTAGCGCGACAGCGGACAAGAACGAAACGCACTTGACATCAACCATGACTCTAACAAACGTGACAGCCTACGACACGGGCTATTTCAGTTGTAAGGCCATTTATAGAGACGAAATTAAGCAATACGTCTACGTTTACG ATCGTAATAATGCCGTTATCAAAGATGACCCGCAATTCCGGACCAAACAAGAATCGGGCGAACCGCTTCTTATTGGATGCCGGCCCACTCATCCTAACGTTACAGTCGTTCTTCTTCGTCTAACTCGGCATATCCATccaaaagaagagaacaaTTACCAATGGGATTATTCAAAA AATCTTTTATCTGGACCTAATCCGAGCTGGACGCTGGACTCTCACAAGGGACTGAGGAAAAAGCGGGCGACCGTTGGTGACACGGGCTATTACTATTGTTTTGGCGCAATGGGCGAACCTGTTAGCCGTTTGGATAAGAGGATCATCTTCGTGATTGGTGTCCGAG GAGTGGAGTTGGAAAGACTTGATGGAACTGACGATCCGCTGGAAGGAAGCAATGTCACGTTGGTTTGTCACACTTATGCCAATCTCGAATTCTCCTCGCCACCAGAGTGGATTGTCCGGAACAAGAATACGGGAGGCATGCAATATATCGATGAGTTGAGCCCTCCCAAAG GTGTTGAAATAACAACGGAAAACATTACGAGACCTCAATTCACTTGGATCTATTACGAAAGCCGGCTGCAGTTATTTAACATTAGCCTGGACACCCCCACGACTCTTCAATGCAAAGGCAAAACGAGTAAAGGCATAGTATTTCGAACAGCTTCGTTTGCAATCAAAG TTCAATTGGAGAAGGAAAGACCAAAGAATTTAACTTGCAGCATACCGTCACACGCGGATCGCGTTCAATGGCTCAAG GATGACCAAGAGTATTCCGGTCAAGTTTACTCATTGGGTAGTATGTCAGTGTTGCCTCTTCGAGGGACGGCTGGCGAAGGAGGTGCCTACGCTTGTCAATGGAAAAACAAGCGAGGAGAGGTTAAATATCGCAATTTCACCGTCTCACCCATTTTCTACGAGCAGACATTTGCCAAGAGCGATGAAGAAACTGATAGTCGAACAAGGATCGTCCTAGGTTTTTCTATAGCTCTTGTTCTATTAATTGCCGTTGGAATTGCCGGCAGCATTAAACTCTACGCCGATCAG AAGAAACTTCAAGTGTATCCTGGAGCATTAAAAAGATTCCTTGAAGGCAATCTTAGTGGAATCGACCCGCTTTTGCCAATGGAAGATCAAATCGAAATGTTACCTTACGACCAACGATGGGAATTTCCCCGATACCGTCTCAAATTAG GAATTCAGCTGGGAGTTGGATGTTTCGGCCGTGTGGTTAAAGCTAAAGCCGTTGGAATGAATAAGAATTCGAACGGAACTGCCAGAACTGTGGCCGTTAAGATGGTCAAGTCGCAAATCAACTCCGCCGCGCTGGAAGCCCTCGTCAGGGAATTGAAAATACTCATCCATTTGGGGTCGCATTTGAACGTAGTCAACTTGTTGGGTGCGTGCACTAAAGAGATGCACAAAG GAGAGCTGTTGGTGATTGTGGAGTACTGTCGGTTTGGTAACTTGCAAACCTATTTGTCCAGCCACCGTGGCAGTTTTGTCAATTTAGTAGACGAATTTGGCAACATGAGATCTCAAAGCGAGACggagggaaaagaaaacgcaTTAAATTTGCAAGAAATGTGTGACAGAGATCCAACAGCCTCGACGTTTTGTTTGG ATTTACTTCCAACGGATCCGACTGGCAGTGGTGAAACTGGGCTGGAATCCATCTGCCAATATCAACGAGATGCGGCTCTTCCTTGCATAACCACACGCGATTTGATCTCGTGGTCGTTTCAGATAGCAAGCGGAATGGATTACTTGGCTAGCAAAAAG GTCCTACATGGCGATTTGGCTGCCCGCAATGTTCTACTGGCCGACGCTGGGGTGGTCAAAGTGGCTGATTTTGGAATGGCCAAGAGGTTGTACTACGACGGTAAATACGAGAAAACGAGCCAG GGATTGCTGCCCGTTAAATGGATGGCCATTGAATCGCTGACGGATCGTGTCTTTTCGAGCCAGTCGGATGTCTGGTCGTTTGGTGTTGTTCTCTGGGAACTGTTCTCCCTCGGCAAAGTTCCGTATCCAG GAATGGAAATTGGCCACCTGCTGGtcaaagaaattcaaaatggaTATCGAATGGAGAGGCCGATTTATGCACCGAATTTCTTCGGTGAAACGATGACCAGGTGCTGGAAAGCCGACCCGAACGAACGACCCACTTTCCGCCACCTGAAAGACGCGATTTGCAGTCAGATGGAGTCATGCATCAGCTCCGAGTACCTGTTTATGGATGTTCCATGTCAACAGCAACTCGACGAGGGAAAAGAATATGCTAATTCTACAGACATGTTGACACCAGCAAAGTTGTTGAACGACCCATCGAGTTGTCAACCCCCAGCACAAAGTGAACGGTGA
- the LOC116920942 gene encoding vascular endothelial growth factor receptor 1 isoform X3: protein MVGSATPKSDAQLFMIPGGEERTIDVGSHLIITCTYKYPDEHDRLNYRRNISWTFPYYLVRNEEGVVEPTQVRFSATADKNETHLTSTMTLTNVTAYDTGYFSCKAIYRDEIKQYVYVYDRNNAVIKDDPQFRTKQESGEPLLIGCRPTHPNVTVVLLRLTRHIHPKEENNYQWDYSKNLLSGPNPSWTLDSHKGLRKKRATVGDTGYYYCFGAMGEPVSRLDKRIIFVIGVRGVELERLDGTDDPLEGSNVTLVCHTYANLEFSSPPEWIVRNKNTGGMQYIDELSPPKGVEITTENITRPQFTWIYYESRLQLFNISLDTPTTLQCKGKTSKGIVFRTASFAIKVQLEKERPKNLTCSIPSHADRVQWLKDDQEYSGQVYSLGSMSVLPLRGTAGEGGAYACQWKNKRGEVKYRNFTVSPIFYEQTFAKSDEETDSRTRIVLGFSIALVLLIAVGIAGSIKLYADQKKLQVYPGALKRFLEGNLSGIDPLLPMEDQIEMLPYDQRWEFPRYRLKLGIQLGVGCFGRVVKAKAVGMNKNSNGTARTVAVKMVKSQINSAALEALVRELKILIHLGSHLNVVNLLGACTKEMHKGELLVIVEYCRFGNLQTYLSSHRGSFVNLVDEFGNMRSQSETEGKENALNLQEMCDRDPTASTFCLDLLPTDPTGSGETGLESICQYQRDAALPCITTRDLISWSFQIASGMDYLASKKVLHGDLAARNVLLADAGVVKVADFGMAKRLYYDGKYEKTSQGLLPVKWMAIESLTDRVFSSQSDVWSFGVVLWELFSLGKVPYPGMEIGHLLVKEIQNGYRMERPIYAPNFFGETMTRCWKADPNERPTFRHLKDAICSQMESCISSEYLFMDVPCQQQLDEGKEYANSTDMLTPAKLLNDPSSCQPPAQSER, encoded by the exons ATGGTGGGCTCTG CGACTCCCAAAAGTGACGCTCAGCTGTTTATGATTCCGGGAGGCGAGGAACGCACGATCGATGTCGGCTCGCATCTCATCATAACCTGCACTTACAAGTATCCAGACGAACACGACCGACTAAATTACAGGAGAAACATTTCATGGACGTTTCCGTACTATCTCGTCAGGAACGAGGAA GGTGTTGTTGAGCCTACGCAGGTTAGGTTTAGCGCGACAGCGGACAAGAACGAAACGCACTTGACATCAACCATGACTCTAACAAACGTGACAGCCTACGACACGGGCTATTTCAGTTGTAAGGCCATTTATAGAGACGAAATTAAGCAATACGTCTACGTTTACG ATCGTAATAATGCCGTTATCAAAGATGACCCGCAATTCCGGACCAAACAAGAATCGGGCGAACCGCTTCTTATTGGATGCCGGCCCACTCATCCTAACGTTACAGTCGTTCTTCTTCGTCTAACTCGGCATATCCATccaaaagaagagaacaaTTACCAATGGGATTATTCAAAA AATCTTTTATCTGGACCTAATCCGAGCTGGACGCTGGACTCTCACAAGGGACTGAGGAAAAAGCGGGCGACCGTTGGTGACACGGGCTATTACTATTGTTTTGGCGCAATGGGCGAACCTGTTAGCCGTTTGGATAAGAGGATCATCTTCGTGATTGGTGTCCGAG GAGTGGAGTTGGAAAGACTTGATGGAACTGACGATCCGCTGGAAGGAAGCAATGTCACGTTGGTTTGTCACACTTATGCCAATCTCGAATTCTCCTCGCCACCAGAGTGGATTGTCCGGAACAAGAATACGGGAGGCATGCAATATATCGATGAGTTGAGCCCTCCCAAAG GTGTTGAAATAACAACGGAAAACATTACGAGACCTCAATTCACTTGGATCTATTACGAAAGCCGGCTGCAGTTATTTAACATTAGCCTGGACACCCCCACGACTCTTCAATGCAAAGGCAAAACGAGTAAAGGCATAGTATTTCGAACAGCTTCGTTTGCAATCAAAG TTCAATTGGAGAAGGAAAGACCAAAGAATTTAACTTGCAGCATACCGTCACACGCGGATCGCGTTCAATGGCTCAAG GATGACCAAGAGTATTCCGGTCAAGTTTACTCATTGGGTAGTATGTCAGTGTTGCCTCTTCGAGGGACGGCTGGCGAAGGAGGTGCCTACGCTTGTCAATGGAAAAACAAGCGAGGAGAGGTTAAATATCGCAATTTCACCGTCTCACCCATTTTCTACGAGCAGACATTTGCCAAGAGCGATGAAGAAACTGATAGTCGAACAAGGATCGTCCTAGGTTTTTCTATAGCTCTTGTTCTATTAATTGCCGTTGGAATTGCCGGCAGCATTAAACTCTACGCCGATCAG AAGAAACTTCAAGTGTATCCTGGAGCATTAAAAAGATTCCTTGAAGGCAATCTTAGTGGAATCGACCCGCTTTTGCCAATGGAAGATCAAATCGAAATGTTACCTTACGACCAACGATGGGAATTTCCCCGATACCGTCTCAAATTAG GAATTCAGCTGGGAGTTGGATGTTTCGGCCGTGTGGTTAAAGCTAAAGCCGTTGGAATGAATAAGAATTCGAACGGAACTGCCAGAACTGTGGCCGTTAAGATGGTCAAGTCGCAAATCAACTCCGCCGCGCTGGAAGCCCTCGTCAGGGAATTGAAAATACTCATCCATTTGGGGTCGCATTTGAACGTAGTCAACTTGTTGGGTGCGTGCACTAAAGAGATGCACAAAG GAGAGCTGTTGGTGATTGTGGAGTACTGTCGGTTTGGTAACTTGCAAACCTATTTGTCCAGCCACCGTGGCAGTTTTGTCAATTTAGTAGACGAATTTGGCAACATGAGATCTCAAAGCGAGACggagggaaaagaaaacgcaTTAAATTTGCAAGAAATGTGTGACAGAGATCCAACAGCCTCGACGTTTTGTTTGG ATTTACTTCCAACGGATCCGACTGGCAGTGGTGAAACTGGGCTGGAATCCATCTGCCAATATCAACGAGATGCGGCTCTTCCTTGCATAACCACACGCGATTTGATCTCGTGGTCGTTTCAGATAGCAAGCGGAATGGATTACTTGGCTAGCAAAAAG GTCCTACATGGCGATTTGGCTGCCCGCAATGTTCTACTGGCCGACGCTGGGGTGGTCAAAGTGGCTGATTTTGGAATGGCCAAGAGGTTGTACTACGACGGTAAATACGAGAAAACGAGCCAG GGATTGCTGCCCGTTAAATGGATGGCCATTGAATCGCTGACGGATCGTGTCTTTTCGAGCCAGTCGGATGTCTGGTCGTTTGGTGTTGTTCTCTGGGAACTGTTCTCCCTCGGCAAAGTTCCGTATCCAG GAATGGAAATTGGCCACCTGCTGGtcaaagaaattcaaaatggaTATCGAATGGAGAGGCCGATTTATGCACCGAATTTCTTCGGTGAAACGATGACCAGGTGCTGGAAAGCCGACCCGAACGAACGACCCACTTTCCGCCACCTGAAAGACGCGATTTGCAGTCAGATGGAGTCATGCATCAGCTCCGAGTACCTGTTTATGGATGTTCCATGTCAACAGCAACTCGACGAGGGAAAAGAATATGCTAATTCTACAGACATGTTGACACCAGCAAAGTTGTTGAACGACCCATCGAGTTGTCAACCCCCAGCACAAAGTGAACGGTGA
- the LOC116920942 gene encoding vascular endothelial growth factor receptor 1 isoform X4 has product MIPGGEERTIDVGSHLIITCTYKYPDEHDRLNYRRNISWTFPYYLVRNEEGVVEPTQVRFSATADKNETHLTSTMTLTNVTAYDTGYFSCKAIYRDEIKQYVYVYDRNNAVIKDDPQFRTKQESGEPLLIGCRPTHPNVTVVLLRLTRHIHPKEENNYQWDYSKNLLSGPNPSWTLDSHKGLRKKRATVGDTGYYYCFGAMGEPVSRLDKRIIFVIGVRGVELERLDGTDDPLEGSNVTLVCHTYANLEFSSPPEWIVRNKNTGGMQYIDELSPPKGVEITTENITRPQFTWIYYESRLQLFNISLDTPTTLQCKGKTSKGIVFRTASFAIKVQLEKERPKNLTCSIPSHADRVQWLKDDQEYSGQVYSLGSMSVLPLRGTAGEGGAYACQWKNKRGEVKYRNFTVSPIFYEQTFAKSDEETDSRTRIVLGFSIALVLLIAVGIAGSIKLYADQKKLQVYPGALKRFLEGNLSGIDPLLPMEDQIEMLPYDQRWEFPRYRLKLGIQLGVGCFGRVVKAKAVGMNKNSNGTARTVAVKMVKSQINSAALEALVRELKILIHLGSHLNVVNLLGACTKEMHKGELLVIVEYCRFGNLQTYLSSHRGSFVNLVDEFGNMRSQSETEGKENALNLQEMCDRDPTASTFCLDLLPTDPTGSGETGLESICQYQRDAALPCITTRDLISWSFQIASGMDYLASKKVLHGDLAARNVLLADAGVVKVADFGMAKRLYYDGKYEKTSQGLLPVKWMAIESLTDRVFSSQSDVWSFGVVLWELFSLGKVPYPGMEIGHLLVKEIQNGYRMERPIYAPNFFGETMTRCWKADPNERPTFRHLKDAICSQMESCISSEYLFMDVPCQQQLDEGKEYANSTDMLTPAKLLNDPSSCQPPAQSER; this is encoded by the exons ATGATTCCGGGAGGCGAGGAACGCACGATCGATGTCGGCTCGCATCTCATCATAACCTGCACTTACAAGTATCCAGACGAACACGACCGACTAAATTACAGGAGAAACATTTCATGGACGTTTCCGTACTATCTCGTCAGGAACGAGGAA GGTGTTGTTGAGCCTACGCAGGTTAGGTTTAGCGCGACAGCGGACAAGAACGAAACGCACTTGACATCAACCATGACTCTAACAAACGTGACAGCCTACGACACGGGCTATTTCAGTTGTAAGGCCATTTATAGAGACGAAATTAAGCAATACGTCTACGTTTACG ATCGTAATAATGCCGTTATCAAAGATGACCCGCAATTCCGGACCAAACAAGAATCGGGCGAACCGCTTCTTATTGGATGCCGGCCCACTCATCCTAACGTTACAGTCGTTCTTCTTCGTCTAACTCGGCATATCCATccaaaagaagagaacaaTTACCAATGGGATTATTCAAAA AATCTTTTATCTGGACCTAATCCGAGCTGGACGCTGGACTCTCACAAGGGACTGAGGAAAAAGCGGGCGACCGTTGGTGACACGGGCTATTACTATTGTTTTGGCGCAATGGGCGAACCTGTTAGCCGTTTGGATAAGAGGATCATCTTCGTGATTGGTGTCCGAG GAGTGGAGTTGGAAAGACTTGATGGAACTGACGATCCGCTGGAAGGAAGCAATGTCACGTTGGTTTGTCACACTTATGCCAATCTCGAATTCTCCTCGCCACCAGAGTGGATTGTCCGGAACAAGAATACGGGAGGCATGCAATATATCGATGAGTTGAGCCCTCCCAAAG GTGTTGAAATAACAACGGAAAACATTACGAGACCTCAATTCACTTGGATCTATTACGAAAGCCGGCTGCAGTTATTTAACATTAGCCTGGACACCCCCACGACTCTTCAATGCAAAGGCAAAACGAGTAAAGGCATAGTATTTCGAACAGCTTCGTTTGCAATCAAAG TTCAATTGGAGAAGGAAAGACCAAAGAATTTAACTTGCAGCATACCGTCACACGCGGATCGCGTTCAATGGCTCAAG GATGACCAAGAGTATTCCGGTCAAGTTTACTCATTGGGTAGTATGTCAGTGTTGCCTCTTCGAGGGACGGCTGGCGAAGGAGGTGCCTACGCTTGTCAATGGAAAAACAAGCGAGGAGAGGTTAAATATCGCAATTTCACCGTCTCACCCATTTTCTACGAGCAGACATTTGCCAAGAGCGATGAAGAAACTGATAGTCGAACAAGGATCGTCCTAGGTTTTTCTATAGCTCTTGTTCTATTAATTGCCGTTGGAATTGCCGGCAGCATTAAACTCTACGCCGATCAG AAGAAACTTCAAGTGTATCCTGGAGCATTAAAAAGATTCCTTGAAGGCAATCTTAGTGGAATCGACCCGCTTTTGCCAATGGAAGATCAAATCGAAATGTTACCTTACGACCAACGATGGGAATTTCCCCGATACCGTCTCAAATTAG GAATTCAGCTGGGAGTTGGATGTTTCGGCCGTGTGGTTAAAGCTAAAGCCGTTGGAATGAATAAGAATTCGAACGGAACTGCCAGAACTGTGGCCGTTAAGATGGTCAAGTCGCAAATCAACTCCGCCGCGCTGGAAGCCCTCGTCAGGGAATTGAAAATACTCATCCATTTGGGGTCGCATTTGAACGTAGTCAACTTGTTGGGTGCGTGCACTAAAGAGATGCACAAAG GAGAGCTGTTGGTGATTGTGGAGTACTGTCGGTTTGGTAACTTGCAAACCTATTTGTCCAGCCACCGTGGCAGTTTTGTCAATTTAGTAGACGAATTTGGCAACATGAGATCTCAAAGCGAGACggagggaaaagaaaacgcaTTAAATTTGCAAGAAATGTGTGACAGAGATCCAACAGCCTCGACGTTTTGTTTGG ATTTACTTCCAACGGATCCGACTGGCAGTGGTGAAACTGGGCTGGAATCCATCTGCCAATATCAACGAGATGCGGCTCTTCCTTGCATAACCACACGCGATTTGATCTCGTGGTCGTTTCAGATAGCAAGCGGAATGGATTACTTGGCTAGCAAAAAG GTCCTACATGGCGATTTGGCTGCCCGCAATGTTCTACTGGCCGACGCTGGGGTGGTCAAAGTGGCTGATTTTGGAATGGCCAAGAGGTTGTACTACGACGGTAAATACGAGAAAACGAGCCAG GGATTGCTGCCCGTTAAATGGATGGCCATTGAATCGCTGACGGATCGTGTCTTTTCGAGCCAGTCGGATGTCTGGTCGTTTGGTGTTGTTCTCTGGGAACTGTTCTCCCTCGGCAAAGTTCCGTATCCAG GAATGGAAATTGGCCACCTGCTGGtcaaagaaattcaaaatggaTATCGAATGGAGAGGCCGATTTATGCACCGAATTTCTTCGGTGAAACGATGACCAGGTGCTGGAAAGCCGACCCGAACGAACGACCCACTTTCCGCCACCTGAAAGACGCGATTTGCAGTCAGATGGAGTCATGCATCAGCTCCGAGTACCTGTTTATGGATGTTCCATGTCAACAGCAACTCGACGAGGGAAAAGAATATGCTAATTCTACAGACATGTTGACACCAGCAAAGTTGTTGAACGACCCATCGAGTTGTCAACCCCCAGCACAAAGTGAACGGTGA